A window of Hevea brasiliensis isolate MT/VB/25A 57/8 chromosome 14, ASM3005281v1, whole genome shotgun sequence contains these coding sequences:
- the LOC110650849 gene encoding probable carboxylesterase 12, giving the protein MDSTLPKVVKDLSPILKIYEDGRVERLLGNDIVPPSLDPEINVQSKDVVYFQEANLSSRLYLPKSIDPSDQKLPLLVYFHGGAFCIETAFSPTYHNYLNSLVAEAKIIAVSVDYRRAPEHPLSTVYDDSWSALQWVASHVNGNGPEEWLNLHADFGKVFLAGDSAGANISHHMALRYDEEKLPGIILKGIVLIHPYFWGKEPVGDEPKDPETRSKIDAMWLFVSPTTSGLDDPLINPAFDPKLARLGCSRVLVIVAEKDILKNRGWYYYENLKKSGWQGHVEIMEAKEEEHVFHLFKPTCENAVAMLKSLSSYFNEEK; this is encoded by the coding sequence ATGGATTCAACCCTGCCAAAAGTTGTCAAAGATCTCTCTCCCATACTCAAGATATACGAAGATGGGCGTGTTGAGAGGCTCTTGGGCAATGATATCGTCCCTCCTTCTCTTGATCCAGAGATCAATGTCCAATCCAAAGATGTTGTCTACTTCCAAGAAGCTAATCTTTCTTCAAGACTTTACCTACCAAAATCAATCGACCCATCAGACCAAAAACTCCCTTTGCTGGTTTACTTTCATGGTGGAGCCTTCTGCATAGAAACTGCTTTTTCTCCTACCTACCATAACTATCTCAACTCACTAGTTGCAGAGGCTAAGATTATAGCAGTCTCTGTTGATTATAGAAGAGCTCCAGAGCATCCTCTCTCTACTGTATACGATGATTCATGGTCTGCTCTTCAATGGGTTGCTTCTCATGTTAATGGTAATGGCCCTGAAGAGTGGCTAAATCTTCATGCAGATTTTGGTAAGGTTTTTCTTGCAGGAGATAGTGCTGGTGCCAATATATCCCACCATATGGCCTTGAGATATGATGAAGAGAAATTGCCTGGTATTATCCTCAAAGGGATTGTTCTAATACATCCTTATTTTTGGGGCAAAGAACCTGTGGGAGATGAGCCTAAAGATCCAGAAACAAGATCAAAGATTGATGCTATGTGGCTTTTTGTAAGCCCAACAACAAGTGGGTTGGATGATCCTTTGATTAATCCAGCTTTTGATCCAAAATTGGCAAGGTTGGGATGTTCCAGAGTTCTTGTGATTGTTGCTGAGAAGGATATCTTGAAAAATAGAGGTTGGTATTACTATGAGAATCTGAAAAAGAGTGGATGGCAAGGACATGTGGAAATCATGGAGGCTAAGGAAGAAGAACATGTGTTCCATTTGTTCAAACCTACCTGTGAGAATGCTGTGGCCATGCTCAAAAGTCTTTCTTCTTATTTCAATGAAGAAAAGTAA